One genomic segment of Hevea brasiliensis isolate MT/VB/25A 57/8 chromosome 3, ASM3005281v1, whole genome shotgun sequence includes these proteins:
- the LOC110648864 gene encoding uncharacterized protein LOC110648864 codes for MPSYAKFLKEILSKKRRLEDYETLAITKECSAILQNKLPPKLKDPGRFSIPYLIGNMKIDKALCDLSASYSVGILENIPIKVGKFFIPIDFIVLEMEEDVQIPIILGRPFLATSRAIIDIKNGQLTLKVGDEEVEFNLFRAIKHKLEPDECLRVDITDKLVEEELHETYPEDPLEACIVNRYTTDNEKQKLQLMHNL; via the exons ATGCCATCCTACGCTAAGTTCCTTAAAGAAATTCTTTCAAAGAAAAGAAGGTTGGAGGATTATGAGACTCTTGCTATTAcaaaggaatgcagtgccatattgcAAAATAAACTGCCACCCAAGCTTAAGGATCCAGGAAGATTCTCAATACCTTATCTTATTGGCAACATGAAAATAGACAAGGCACTCTGTGATTTAAGTGCAAGT TACTCAGTGGGCATCCTAGAAAACATCCCCATCAAGGTGGGAAAGTTCTTCATCCCTATTGATTTTATTGTCCTGGAAATGGAAGAGGAtgtccaaattcctatcatcctgggaagacctttcttggcaacTTCCAGAGCTATCATAGACATTAAGAATGGGCagttaactctcaaggtaggagatgaagaagtggaattcaacctgTTTAGAGCAATAAAGCATAaacttgaacctgatgaatgcttaagGGTTGACATAACTGACAAGCTAGTTGAAGAGGAATTGCATGAAACATATcctgaagatcctcttgaagcatgcataGTGAACCGTTACACAACAGATAATGAAAAACAGAAATTGCAGCTTATGCACAATCTATAG